The stretch of DNA TGGGATCTTCGCGTGGACTGCTTAATTCGCAGTATATCCACCTTTTCAAGTTCGCTATTTCCTGAATCGGCGCACATTTCTCAGAAACTAAATGTCAACACAAGGCGCTGTCTAGTCTGTGTTTGAGGATGCGAAATAGGCTGTATTCACGCTTTCAACCGGCCTCGGTCGCTGATAAATTGCTTGCATACGTAACCACGgaaaactgcagcgaaaaaaaaaatgatttccttTGGCAGGATTGTCCCatgcaacgcaaaaagaaaacataatttttgCTGTTCAGAAACTGTAAGAAACTTGTAATGTATCGGCGTTTCTAGAAAGTGCAGTTTATTATCTAGATAGGAGACACTCAGGTCTTCAATATAATTTTGTGTATTGTATCTCTTGCGATACATAAGTTACTAGTAAAGCGCCAGAGAAAGCGCAGTTCTCTTGAGGCTATTGTCGAGGTTATGGTCCTGTCGAAAAGCAATAGTCACGCGATATATGGTACGCTGGCTCAGGTATCATGAGAGAATAGACTGATACTGTAGGAAGCACAGGTTCGCTGCAGGCATTTAATCAGTACATGAACAACCACACACAGAAAATGAAATTtccaataacagaaaaaaagaagctgaagATGACAGATGCTAGAACAAAGCAGACTACAGTATCAAACGCAACTCATGATCGTTTTGTCTTCGGTCTGCCAAGAATATCGCGCACTCGCCGAGCGCAttgcagacgacaagcgagatgACCGTCTCCCCCTCGAGCATCAACACAACTCTTGGCACATGACCAGGcttaattttttattttcctctctcaaaAGCATGGCCAACCATGCACCAGGAGGCAAACTGGATCTAATGACGCagctggtggggggggggggggcacaaacgAGTTGACATAGCCGTTCTTAGAGCGCGTTGGAAGAAGTGGACAAATATACTCGAGATACCGGAGCATTTCAGTATATCGTAAAGCAAGCAGCAAGCGCAAGAGGTTAGCGTTGCGTGCTCCACACTGCGCCTGCGCCATGCGAAATTGCTGCTGGGCCTATTATGTACTGACGGTGCTTTCTCGATTGAGCGTTTACCGTTATCGCAGACAAGGGGACCTTATGTAgggcaacatggcggcgcccgtCGAAGTGAGAGCCGCCTGCTTCGGATCTGTCCAGTCGTTggcctgcactgttcggctcattcGTTCCCCATTAACGCCCGTGTATGCGTTACATTTTCGTAATGATTCTTCGACAACGGTGTTCTGGTGACAAATGGGCGCTATTTTCCAAACCTCTTTCTCAATTAGCGGCGCAGTAGGTCTAACGAGAGTCTACTCACGTTTGCTTAGCCGTGTCGAGATGCGCCAAAGCCTGTTTATAGTTTTTCGTTCATTAGCCTGCTTCAAAAGAATATGGCCATAAATCAAGCTCTCACGTGAAACTTTATCCGCGgcaaaacaaagtgaaatatagacGGTTACTGCGATACGATGCGTGTGTGCTTTACGACCGAAGACATCTACCTCCTGAAAAAGCTGTTCGCCTTAAATGACTCCTCAGCAGAAATATATGTGGTACCGTATATGTTTGTGCTAGCCCGTTAGCGCTACACTCTATTCGGCTACTCTTAAAGACTAGTTTGTGCCACGTAGTCCAGCCTGTATAAGCGTTAGCGTAGCGTCGCACGGGAATGCTAGTACAAGCATTTTACGCTTAAAtgtttattagagagttttagactAGCGTATGCAACCAAACGGAAACGCACTAAGTACGTACAGAAAGAGCGTCGTCTTAACTGCGCATGCTTCGGACTGTATTGGGTGTTTGtagtttacgtgcgctatgataacgtactttatttggcgagtttaacgttcgtaatgtttacggacTCAAAGAAATAACGTTGTCAAATATGACGGCACCCATGGCTCCTGCTTTAGCGTGAATTCTGGTGacggctacgctctcactcgcgttaATCGCCAGTAGCTAATGAAAAGAGCATtcactttctctaaactcacctgaaacgttagttGTGAGCCCAAAGCGCGCCCATTTTCTGAGGCCGTTTGGCGATTCCGGCacccgtaggcctaacgagacgcgtccgcatagcaacaaccggatggttgctaatggattgtTTTCACTTGCATAGGTTTGGCGCTAGGCACCAGAATGCGTCCTGAGGTATAACGtcttccttacgtttgcgtttcCGTACGGTAAACTAAGACTCGAAAGGACCCGCAGCCTGACGTCCCACAAAGGTGCTTACATTTAACGTACGCAAGGTGGCAAACGCTTTTCTAAAACTGTATATTGAGgaatgttgcctacaggcaacgtACCATAGAATATTTCTTGTTCTTGCCGAGCTTAAGTGTTCAGTACGATGTTTCCGGCTGAATGTCTTACgaccaacactgaatgacaggcagcaagcgtcatttgttggtttaaaGCCGGAACGTtggacgaggaagaagtttggcacgcgACTCACTGTCTTGTGATGCACGCAGaggctttatttttattattttaccCCTCACACTTGCGAATGTCTTTGGAAGCATGGTCACACGAGACAGGCCGCTGAAAGATGTCCAGCTACAGTGGTGCCACACATGTgacgtaaagcaaatgaaatgtacacatatagttcacatatgacgagagctgtctatacaaattgaaagCCTATCCTTACGTAACGTGGGGTGTGCCGACTTACAGTTTCCTGTCTGGGGTTTTTAACCTATCGCCGAAAAAATTTcaacaaaactttttttctttttgttgattatgcttacacttgatgtgttttgcacatttaggtagAAAATAATCATTTTTCTGAGTATTTATATGTCTCGTCCTTCAAGGGGTAACTAACACTACCAATAGTAAAATGGCTGCTGTCATGCTATGCTGGGCCCAGTAATCTCTGCCGTGCAAGATGTGGTGGAGAAGATGGACAGTTTTATATAGTTTCTGTAAGCATATCACTAGAGCTTCGCTTCATGTTCTTTCCAGAATGTGCTTCGAATATTATGTTCGTTGCACTTActtacggggtgatcatttttaagctgTAAGAACTTTTTAAGATTGCCTGTatcagatagcataattcttgtcattTAGCTGGACTTTTTGAAGCGCCGGACATTACTGGCACAACAAATCCAAacatatattcaactaattagGAAAGATTAACTAAATACCTCTTCGGTTGATTACCTTACCGCACatcttgcaatttacgaattgtaggcaGTGAGACTGCAATACTTATTCAtttgaatttccaggatgacacctgTTTTGAGGTTATTATTTCCCAATATGTGTTACCAAATACATGGGCCTCGCATTTACTTTTGTTCTTACGTTTGTTTAAAAAAGTAAGCAGAACAAcactgcatttttacggcgagttggATGGCGCATGTCTCCAAGCCGCTGACACTAGAAATTTATTCCGAGTGCATATGCTTCCCAgccaccggctgcaattcgtaaccACCATACCTGCCGTAACGTAATTATTGAAGAAGTTAATTATGGGATTTTGGTAAGTAGCAGATTATGGGTTTCGTTTTTTCGTGCACATTATCTCTGCCTCTAaataatccagctcgaggacTGGAATTCTGTTACCTCGAGCAGGCGATTTGTAAAAGTTCTATAAAATTGAAAAACAATCTCTCCACATAAAAAACTATATAACTCTCAAGCTTAAGCATGCTATCACATACTTTAACAATAAGTTATGGCTAAACCCGGCCGGAATTTTTTGGACAAGTAGGACTTGTTCGAATGTTAAGCTTATTTGCGGAAAGTATGCAGTGTCTGTTTTAGGGCTTAAGTCGTACTTGACAAGTTGGAGGACTCGCTCAGTAACACTAAATGAAGTTTATTTCATAACGTTATCACTTACTagggttttcttattttttagctTTTGAAGAAAGCCCTCTAGATATGAAACTTTGTTCAGAAGTACTGCTTTCTCTGCCCTTTGAGTGCGTCTTTTTGTGCTGCTAGAAACATTGTTAAATATGAAATATGAAAAACAGATATCTAACGGCGCTCTTTCGTGCCCCAATAGCAGCGCTTTCTCACATATTTAGCAAACGATGTCCACATGATGGTCCTGAAAGAGTTACTCAGATCGAACGCACATCTTGGCATCTATGTGAAGCGAATCGTTCGCGAAGAGGCTATTCGAAAGCTACAAATTTGACCCTTTCATTCCTGCATACTTGGCGTAACCGAAGCTGGCGCGCGCGTAAGTGACCTCGTGCAGCCGTACGGCAAAATGTGGCACACGCAGTACTAATGTCAAACAGCAAGTTGATGTTAGAACGATAGTCATATAGGCGCGATTGTGGCCTAGTGGCTAGAGCATTGGACTGTTCGGCTGGGGAACCGAGGTTCCATCCCACCATCGCGCACGTGATTCATTTTTTAATACAAGTAGGAtcctttgcctacttcagccctaTTGAGCCTATCCATCCATCTAGCTTCTTACACCGACCCAGTaccccaagttgtctactagcttccGCCTTAAGTATGTGCTGATGGCGCCCTCGTGGTCGTTTCAATGTTGTCCATCGAGCTTCGTTATCCGGCCCATGGTGACGTCGAAAAAAAGCACATTACTATTACGATCTGTTCAGATACATGACTTCACTAGGTGTCAGCGCGATAGAGCGGGCACTGGCGCACAAACTATCCAGTTTTCTGATGAAGTCTGCTTCTATTATTTCACGCGTGAGCTCAGAGCCACCAGGCCGGAGATTGGTGGCCACTTCTGCGGGAGCGGTGTGGCACTGAAGCAGccaagggggcggatggcgtcactggcGGCTGAATGCATGCGGACTGGACAGTCAGTGGAAGTCATTGCGTCGCTGCCCCACGGCGGGCCACATCGGCAAAGCGGTTCTTGCGGAGGTATGAAACCAGCCTGCGTGCCTCCTGGAATGAgaaattttcttttactttgattatgacaactttcttattttttccaagacgggcaggaccgcgagtatgcagcattCTCACCCTCACAGTTGAAAGTGTGgtgtgttctggcatgtttcagaggaatgttcattggcactacatttcgcacaacTTAGCCGGCATCAACACTTCTGCGAACTGCGGccgtgcatttatttatttatttattcgtttatatatttatttatttatttatcacaatacccacagTGCCCTTAGGCAttacaccggggggggggggaaagaacgAAAAATAACAGTAAATAAAGCAGGGAAAACAAAACATGTACCCGGAACACTTTCAtactcgcacatacacacaaaacacCATCTTATTTCAGCTGGCGTATAGAGTTTGAAAATACATCGTTTGAGAGAATCGTTGCGACATCGGATGGTAGCTTGTTCCATTGGCTTATGGTTCTGGGCAAAAATGACATTCTAACGATTCAGTTTTGCAGCCTATTTCTTTAACCCTTTTTTCATGGTCCAGCCGTTGACCAACgtaatcaggcttggaaaaatatttcccTGGATCTATACCTTTTCGGGAGCGGAATATGTTGTGAAAGAGTTTCATTCTGAGATATTTCCTGCGTTGCTGTAGTGGTTCCCAACCAATGCTTTCTTTTGCTCTCGGAACACTGACATTCCTGGTGCAATTTGAATAAAGAAAACGAACGGCtatgctttgaattctttctaaactgTTCATACCACGTGCCGaccacggatcccacacagcaCAAGCATAATCCAGAACAGATCGGACATTTGATTTGTACAATGATACATTTGATTCCAGTGGCAACTTTTTTGCGTTGCTGCGCCGGAAACCTGGAACGCGGCATGCTTTAGTTGTGATATGATCAACTTGACGGATCGAATAAAGAACTGGTGTGAATTAAACGCGGAGATGCTTGTGCTCCTGAACCGATAATATCATGATTGAATTTAAAGATTAAGAGAAATCGTGAGTTGTTCTTTTGCTCGAAAAACGCATATGAACGGTTTTTTTTCATGTTTGAGCATGTGCCAATTTGTTGCACCACTCATTTACCTTGTACAGGTCGTTTTGTAAAACATTGCAGTCATGGGTAGTATGAATAGTCCcgtacaaaacacaatcatcggcaaatagcctgatttgcgatgaaataccggagcaaataacatttatatagataagaaataaaagtggtcctatgACTAATCCTTGGGGCACGCCCGATGACACATAAACTTAACGGGATGTTTTGCCATTAAGCACAACTTTCTGTTTTCCTAAATTGAGATATTCTTTTATCCAGTTAACAACTGTACTGTTAATCATGCGTCAATTCAAGCAACTGTGTTGTACAGGAAAATCCAccgcgaaatccatgctgctggGGGCTGAGCAAAGAGTACACGTTCATGTGGCTCATAACATTAACTGTAAAGCACATGCTCCAGTATCTTATATGCAACGCTAATAAGCGAGATGGGCCGGCAATTCAAAACACTACTTCGCGGTCCACCTTTATGCACAGGGATGACATTGGCaagtttccagtcatctggtaaagAGATTTCTAGTAAACATTTAGCAAATATTAATCATAGATATTTCGACAGCTCCCGTGGGCACAAAGAAAGCAGTGCTGGGGAAAAAGCATCAAGCCAAGTTGCTTTAGATACATTCAATGTTTTGAGAGCGGCCTCTATTCCTCGTTGGTCGATCATGATATCGCCCATGGGCTCACCTAACACTGGGCTGGATCGCGCCACAGTGTTTTGTGTGCCGACACGAGCAGCATACACAGAATTGAAAAACGAGATGAAGCACTCGGCTTTTTCAATGTCGTTATGGACGGTAGCACGTCGCTATCAAGGGCCGGTATTGATAATACGCCTTTACTGTTCATTATGAAGAATTGCCACAGTTCTTTCGGTCTTTCCTGTATACGCAGGTGGAACGTGCTAAAGTATTTATCTTTGGCTGTCTGCATAGCTGCCTTCATCTCCTAAGTTTTGTTCTTGAGTTTATCTTTAAGCTTCAACGAAGGGTTTTTCTTATGAGCGGCGTAAACGTGCGCTCTCTGCTTGGCCTTGCATTTCACGTGTCGCGAACACCACGGCTTACTTTTGCTGCGCCGAGCAGTCATAACCCATGATGGTACATATCTTTCACGCATCTCGAGCAACGTCTTCTTAAGTACTTCCCATAGCTCTTCCATATTCATGAATTCAGCCTGTGTCTCAAATACATCATAGTATGAATCTAGAGACAGGGTCATATCACTGACAAGTGCTTTTTGATAGCGGTAGGTACGCCGTGGACCACTGTTAGCAGCTCTCACATACTGCAAATTCCTATCGCACACTACAGCTTGGTGGTCGCTTATGCTCGGCAGCACTATTGTGGAATGCACCGCCTCGGGCGTGTTAGTGAAAAATAAACCTAAAACATTTTTTGCTCTTGTGGGCTCTAGAACTAGTTGTGTTAATTCGAAGAGGCGACATATCTTCCACATTTCTTTACTTGACTGGCTGCAGGCGTTGGAACTGGGATCTGCTAGAGACCAATCGATTTCTGGaagattaaaatcaccgcctataaCTAGATAATCGGTGCTCTCTGTTTCCATTGCAGCGGTAAGCTCACCTAGAATATTAACTACGCTTCCTAACGAACATATACCGATAATGAACTACCGTTTTTCAAACTAATCTCTACCCACAACATTTCACTTTGACTGCATTCGATATCAATTCCCCGGGAGCACATTGTCGCAGCCACTAAAATAAAAACGCCTCCCCCGAAACGATTTCGGTCCTTACGGTAACAAGCAAAGCCCCTGGAAAATTATTATTCTCAACGTAAGCATCGAGCCAGGATTCAGATCCAAGAATGACAGTTGCTCTAGACAGACATATCAACGGGGCTAGAAAATCCATCccttttattttttatgcttctGCAATTCACAATAAGAAACGAAAGCATCGACCCATCCGCATTCAGTTCCTGTCAGTCTGTTTGCACAACTTGATCCAGGGCATTTGATCATAGACGTATTTCACCTTATTAATATTAAGAGTTGTGAACTTGAGGTTTACTTTGTCAGTCTTCACTTGATTCACCTGAGCATAATCCCACCATCGTTTCCGTTTTTTGAGCACGGTCTCGGAAAATTCCTCTGAAATACTAATATCTGAGCCCTTTAATTTCCTTGCGCTTGATAACACTGTCTGATTTTCCTTAAACGAAAGGAACTTTACCATTATTGGCCGCTTTTTATTAGGATTATGCCTTCCAAGACGATGTGCTCTCTCTATTGATACGTTTTCACATTCAAGCTTCGATTCACAAATTTCTAAGATACATTCCTTAGCATTTTCATACGTTTCGGGCTCATCATCTTTGACaccataaaaaattaaattgcacCTCCTACTGCGGTTTTCAAGGTCATCAACCTTATCTACAAGCGTCTGTAGCTgagcttgctgcacttcgcaAATCTGTTTATATCCCTTTACGACGCTGTGCAGTTCCTCAAGTTTAGTAAGAGTTGTTTCTAATTTAGTCATACGTTCGTTGAGGTCCGATATGGCAGAGTTACTTTCGGCTTGGTGTTTTTATATAGCCCCCAGGCTTTCCTTAATTTCCTTCTGTCCGTCTAAAATCTGTTTAAGAACTGTATTGTCGGGGCCTGGGTTCATCTCGACGTCACCACATGCAAGTaagaacaaaaattggaggacgcttaagcttcgccttcaagagtggaacgcgagagcgttcccgtcgacccgccaaggggtgtaagacaatgggctacggcgcagcgactacgcgccccgcatcggacgcagtgagcgtcgagcaacgcagcgttcggcgcgacaacgaaatgtgcgcctgagcaagcgacgcacgcctgagccatagaaacagctcgtttctaacccaacaccgcgttcactagaggtgcttttgtaccgctttgaagcatcgaactcgtggctcagtggtaacgtctccgtctcacactccggagaccctggttcgattcccacccagcccttcttggaagttgctttttatttattaagtacctgccgtgatttatcgctcacggccaacgccgcggacgccgacaccgacaccgacgccgacgacaccggcttttctgcgacacgagctccttaacgctatcgcgttaaaagtaaaATGCGAAACGGCGTAGCAACTTGAACCGATAGCGCCTACAAAACACAGGTCGAAAGCGACAGGCATGAGCTCTTACACTCGCAAAAAGCACAGGGGGTGGTACCGGCAGAATGAAAATAGAATAGCCATCGTACCTTGCGTTCTGACTGACCTGCACAAAGAAGAGCATTCGCGTGAGCGGCGCAGCCATAGCCGTGCCGGTACCACGCCCCAGAGGCAGACTGAGGTTCGCCTGTATTAGTAGGCTGTCTAGGCGGTAAGCGACGTTCCAAGGTTCGTTGACTGGTATCCGACAAAGTCCGAGAGTAGCGGTGGTGTCGCTTCCGTCACAGATGTTGGTTCTATCGGCGGCTTCCCAAGAAGAACAGACGAGCGAAGATTCCTCGGCCGATGACGCAGGTTTCAAAGATCTGCCTTGCCAACTTCTTGAAAAGCACGGGCACGAAAACGAAGTGAGTAGCACCTGTGCGAAAAAGAGCATTCGCGTGAGCGGCGCAGCCATAGCCGCGCCGGTACCACGCCCCCTCAAGCATGTCAGAGGATTTGACACATAAGGCCTAACACGAATTTTGAGATGCTCGGCCTCGATGGACTCTGGCAGAACACTTGAGCCAAAAGTAAGTACAAAGTGCTTGGTTTTCATTTAGTTTCTGTCACGCCTTCCCTTAATTCGCTTCACACTGGTAGCCTTCTGATCACCCCAGCCCTCCAGAAGCTCAGCCTAAGAAAGCTCCAACAACTGATTAACGGAGACGATGCTAGGGGTAGTATTcgtggtacggtgtggggtcactgatACTGCAACAATCTAAAAGGACAGAAGATTTGGCAGTTTTTTATGTTCCTGATCGCGGTGCTCCagaaggagatcaccgcttgccatttcCAATGCTTTGTAGCCGGGATGGAAAATTTCAGTCAGAGATTTCGAGACGGCGAAATATATGGATGTATATATGTTGGTGAAGGTTGGTGAAGAGATTTGTGAGATCATTATTATCGTCTATTCAGGTTTATAGAAGTATATTGCGCGCAAGCAGAGAAAGTTCTGTGTTTGGTTGCCATAGAAATTGgaagacttcttcggtgcgccctcgtttgtgagggacATTAGGAAGCgtgggggatggggggggggggaagtcggCATAGGTACACGTAATAAATTTCGCCTGCCACGGAGACCGCATTTTGGtggacgcgaaatgcgaaaacacccgtctactgagatttaggtgcacgttaaagaaccccaagtgattAAAATTAATCTAGAGactctcactacggcgtgcgtcatcatcagatcgtggttatggcgcGCAAAACCCCATAAATCAATTTTAATTTTTGACAGAGGTCTCAATTGAAGGTGTAGGTAAAGCACCACCATGACAGAaaataggcaagctctcccaagcacTAAAAGACCTAATAAATAATATAGAAACCATGAAACTGTCCGACTCAAGATATGGGCGAAGGTCAGTCAAATGAAAACCGtcaatg from Dermacentor variabilis isolate Ectoservices unplaced genomic scaffold, ASM5094787v1 scaffold_15, whole genome shotgun sequence encodes:
- the LOC142567915 gene encoding uncharacterized protein LOC142567915, which produces MDIASRIAKCSACVAGQAGEQVHEQVLLTSFSCPCFSRSWQGRSLKPASSAEESSLVCSSWEAADRTNICDGSDTTATLGLCRIPVNEPWNVAYRLDSLLIQANLSLPLGRGTGTAMAAPLTRMLFFVQEARRLVSYLRKNRFADVARRGAATQ